One window of the Salvia miltiorrhiza cultivar Shanhuang (shh) chromosome 6, IMPLAD_Smil_shh, whole genome shotgun sequence genome contains the following:
- the LOC130988558 gene encoding cytochrome B5-like protein: MDLLMLTLFLGFVSGMLILIPRLRKSDSGKRAEKKFTSQASKAYTKADVSSHNKRTDCWIIIKDKVYDVTSYVEEHPGGDAILAHAGDDSTEGFFGPQHATRVFDMIEDFYVGDLVK, translated from the exons ATGGATCTATTAATGCTGACATTATTTCTTGGATTTGTATCGGGCATGCTCATTCTAATCCCTCGACTTCGTAAATCtg ATAGTGGAAAAAGGGCAGAGAAAAAGTTTACTTCTCAG GCATCCAAAGCATACACCAAAGCTGATGTTTCATCTCACAATAAGAGGACCGACTGTTGGATCATCATAAAAGATAAG GTGTATGATGTTACCTCCTATGTAGAGGAGCACCCTGGTGGTGATGCTATCCTTGCACATGCTGGTGATGATTCGACTGAAGGCTTCTTCGG GCCACAACATGCTACGCGTGTCTTTGATATGATTGAGGACTTCTACGTTGGAGATTTAGTGAAGTAA